In one Antennarius striatus isolate MH-2024 chromosome 15, ASM4005453v1, whole genome shotgun sequence genomic region, the following are encoded:
- the LOC137608828 gene encoding uncharacterized protein, producing the protein MTTNTSTKYDYITDKVIIQSESPAVCQLTPRKETIGSFKRLTLGEKDPNKTNKTILLLGETKTGKSALVNALVNYAMEVKWEDDFWFQMVDDEVMGQSESQESGVVLYQIFGFEGKTLPYSLTIIDTPGYGDTRGIEHDDIIRDTLLDLFRSADGIRELNTVGLVLKASENRLNDRLWYIFDSVASLFGNDMEKNVVALITYSDGRTPVNALKTLEGANVRCGRNDKNQPVHFLFDNCQNIERTLEDKVVLKAAWDLTMKGISQFMDFVEKSEPQMMEATMEVLNERIGLAASIRNLKEWSRLVEQQQEVIRQTQRAQKTHEEEMKNNENFVIEVDETYKVEEPFVRERRWWSFLRMVWNLFFYDGVTRCTVCEENCHYSGCTVAQTPSSCEVMKDGCCTVCTNKCPTSAHKKGNWIFIERRRLVPKTLMDMKQMYEYSQSEFQKTTNLLQNHEKTMEELQKNNNHWLEESFQRIVTLEQIALNAESLTTLVHLDFLIEAFKEKGDVEKVQKLEEIRHRGDKSKGMRAALQYVWLANQQSFSQDDEVSELHDSQQATIQNLD; encoded by the exons ATGACAAC GAACACCTCGACAAAATATGACTACATCACTGACAAAGTTATAATCCAATCAGAGTCCCCAGCTGTCTGTCAGCTGACGCCAAGGAAAGAAACTATTGGTTCTTTCAAACGATTGACTCTTGGTGAGAAAGATCCAAACAAGACAAATAAGACGATCTTGCTTTTGGGTGAAACCAAAACAGGAAAATCTGCTCTGGTCAATGCTCTGGTCAACTACGCCATGGAAGTGAAGTGGGAGGACGACTTCTGGTTCCAGATGGTAGATGATGAGGTGATGGGCCAATCAGAGAGCCAGGAATCAGGGGTGGTTTTGTATCAGATCTTTGGGTTTGAAGGAAAAACTCTGCCCTACTCCCTGACCATCATTGATACTCCTGGGTATGGAGATACCAGAGGGATtgaacatgatgacatcattagagATACATTATTGGACTTGTTCCGATCAGCTGATGGGATTCGTGAGCTTAACACTGTGGGTCTGGTGCTGAAAGCGAGCGAGAACCGACTGAATGACCGACTGTGGTACATTTTTGACTCGGTGGCGTCTCTGTTTGGAAATGATATGGAGAAGAACGTAGTTGCCCTCATCACATACTCAGATGGAAGAACGCCTGTAAATGCTCTAAAAACCCTCGAAGGGGCCAACGTCAGGTGTGGCCGAAATGACAAGAACCAGcctgtccacttcctgtttgataacTGCCAGAACATTGAGAGAACTCTAGAAGACAAGGTGGTTTTGAAAGCGGCATGGGACCTAACAATGAAAGGAATCAGTCAGTTcatggactttgtggaaaaAAGTGAACCTCAGATGATGGAGGCAACCATGGAAGTCCTGAATGAGCGAATCGGACTGGCTGCTTCCATCCGGAACTTGAAGGAGTGGTCCAGGTTGGTCGAGCAACAACAGGAGGTAATCCGACAGACTCAAAGAGCTCAAAAGACACatgaagaagagatgaaaaacaatgagaaTTTTGTCATAGAAGTGGATGAAACCTATAAAGTTGAGGAACCTTTCGTACGTGAGAGGAGGTGGTGGTCATTCCTGAGGATGGTTTGGAATTTGTTCTTCTATGACGGAGTCACCCGCTGTACTGTCTGCGAAGAGAACTGTCACTATTCTGGATGCACGGTGGCTCAGACGCCTTCGAGCTGCGAGGTCATGAAAGACGGCTGCTGCACCGTTTGCACCAACAAATGTCCCACATCAGCTCACAAGAAAGGAAACTGGATCTTCATTGAACGGAGAAGACTAGTTCCCAAAACCCTGATGGATATGAAACAgatgtatgaatacagtcaatctGAATTCCAGAAAACTACTAATCTTTTGCAAAATCATGAAAAGACAATGGAAGAacttcaaaaaaacaataaccaCTGGTTAGAGGAATCGTTCCAACGCATCGTCACACTGGAGCAGATAGCCCTGAATGCTGAATCGCTGACCACTTTAGTCCACCTGGACTTCCTGATTGAGGCATTCAAGGAAAAAGGAGACGTAGAGAAGGTCCAGAAACTGGAGGAGATCAGACATCGAGGAGATAAAAGTAAAGGAATGAGAGCAGCACTGCAGTACGTCTGGTTGGCCAACCAACAGAGCTTCAGCCAAGATGATGAAGTTAGCGAACTGCATGACAGTCAGCAGGCGACGATACAAAACCTTGACTAG